The nucleotide window TGCGCGAGGGTGCGCGAACCAACGCAATTTCATTCAAAAAATCACCAGCGCGAAGCGTCAGCGAGGCAGCGGCACCAGACAGCACGGCGCGGCAGTTTCACACGGTCAGCAGGGCGACGCCCCGTATCTCTAACCAGCAGCCGCAAATTACGATGAATGACATGAATCACGCGGAACTCGAGTTCTTGGTGCGGCAAGTCGTCGCCGGCGACCTGACGGTCGAAGCGCTCGTCGCAGCACTGCGCCCCTTGGCCGTCACGGCCGACGTCGGCGTCGCCCAGGTCGATTTGGATCGCGAGCGACGTTGCGGCTTTCCCGAGGTCGTCTACGGGCAGGGCAAATCGGTCGAGGCGCTCGAGCGCATCTTCAAGGCGCTACTCTCTCAGGGGACCGATGTCTTTGCCACGCGGATCTCGCTCGATCAGTTCGAACAACTCACGGTGAACTTTCCCTCGGGCATCTACAATCCCGTGGGACGCACGTTTCGCATTCCCGTGCGCGGCAAGACACGCCACGTAGCGGATGCCGTTGGTCGCGTGGCGGTCGTCACCGCCGGCACCAGCGATCTGCCCGTGGCCGAGGAGGCGCGCGAGACGTTGCTGTGGATGGGCTGCGACGTGGCTTTCGTGCAGGATGTCGGCGTCGCGGGACCGCATCGCCTGCCGGCCAAACTTGCCGAGCTGCGCGAAGCGGATGCGATCGTCGTCGTGGCCGGCATGGAAGGCGCGCTTCCCAGCGTGGTTGGTGGCTATGTGGCGTGTCCCGTCATCGGCGTGCCGACGAGCGTGGGTTACGGCGCCAACTTCGCCGGACTGTCGGCCTTGTTGAGCATGCTCAATAGCTGCGCGGCCAACGTCACCGTGGTCAACATCGATGCTGGCTTCAAAGGAGGCTACGTCGCCGGGCTGATCGCCACGAACGCCGCCCGCAGGCGCACGGAAACATGAGCGACTCGCATCCAAGCTTTCAGCGCGACGAGACTCCGGCGCCACTCCTGCTGCCGCGCGGGCCCGAGAGTCACAAGGGGACCTTCGGCACGGCGCTGCTCGTCGGTGGCTCGCGCGAGATGAGCGGGGCGATCTCGCTGGCCGGCATGTCGGCCCTGCGTGGCGGAGCGGGGCTTGTGCGGTTGGCGGTGCCCGACGTGGCTTTGACGTCGATAGCCGCGCACGAACCGTCGTACATGACCGCGGCGCTCGAGTCCGACGCGGCGGGGCGCATTGCCGGCGGCGAGGCCGTCCATCGCCGCCTCATCGAACTTTCAGAAAGTGCGACTGCGCTCGCCGTCGGCCCCGGCTTGGGCCGCTCGGCCGAGCTCTCCGCGCTGGTCGTGGCACTCTATGGCGAGTTGACGCAGCCGGCGGTCTTCGATGCCGATGCCTTGAACGCACTGGCCGAACAGCCGCAGGTTCTCGCTCAGCATGCGGGGCCGCGGATCGTCACGCCCCACCCGGGCGAATTCTCACGGCTCGTGGCGCTCGATACCCCCACCGTGCAGGGGCGCCGCGAAGAGCTGGCCGCCGCGCTGGCCCGAGACAACGCCTGCATCGTCGTCTTGAAGGGACATCGCACGTTCGTCACCGATGGCGTGCGGGGTTGGACCAACAGCACAGGCAACCCCGGCATGGCCACCGGCGGCACCGGTGATGTGTTGACCGGGCTCATCACGGCGCTCCTCTGTCAGGAACTCTCGCCTTACGACGCGGCCCGGCTGGGAGTCTACCTGCATGGGCTCGCGGGCGACCTGGCGGCGAAGGAACTGGGTGAAGTTTCACTCATCGCCAGCGATCTGGTACGTCACTTGTCTCGCGCCTTCCTGCGGCACACAGGGTGACGCCCCGGCGAACGTTGGGACGCGAGACGATGGCTCGGCCGGCGCAACCGCCTCGCCAGCGACCGGCACGCTACCTAGAATGACGAGAACTCGCGCGCGTAGACAGTCGGGGGCAAAGGTGGCAGTGAACCGGCATGACGGATGAGTGAAGAAGCCCCCGAAGTCGTCTTCAAACCCCACTCGGGGCCACGCGATCTGGCCGATGTGTTGGTGGGCGTCCTGGTGGCGATTCCCACGCTCGGCGTGCTCTACGGCATCCCGGCGGCCATCGTCATGGTCCTCGGTGGGAGTTGGACCTTGGCGCTCGTCGCCGCGGCTCTCGGAGCCGCCCTCTTCACGCTCTTCATCTCTCCTCTCTTTACCGTGCGCAGCCTGACCGTTTCGTCGGTGGGGATTCGTTTCGACCGTGTCTTGGGCCGCCCCAAGCTGCTGCGCTGGGAGCAGATTCGCCGCATCCGGCCCGCGCGACGCGTCGAAGTCGTATTGTGGGGCTGGCTCTTGCCGCCGTTCCCTGCCCGCGAGGCCACACGCTCGACCTCGTCGATCGGGCACCTCTCGATCGAATGGGGGAAGCGATATCGGTACTTCCCGCCGCAGGATCCGCGGATGTTCGAGCAAGTGGTGGGCCGCTGGCATGCGATCGATCCGGAGGACACGGTCTCGCCCCCCGGCGAGCCGACCGACTACGAGTTGCCAGCCGTGGCCGAGACCGGCAATCCCTATCAGCCGCCGCACACCATGTCGTAGGGCGTGCCGATCGGGGCAGGGGGAGCCAACCCAGTGCGGGGAAGTTAGACTGTGGCCATGTCGCGTCGCGATCTGTCACCCCACTGCCGTTCTTTCTGTGGTTCGGCGCCGTCTGCACGGCGCCCCTCACGCCGCGCCTTCTTGCAAACCTGTGTTGCCGGGGGCGTGGCTTTGGCGGCCACGGGGAGCGAGTTGCCGGGCGCCTGGGCTGATGAGCCTGCGGAAAGTCCCGCGCATGCCGGCAAGGCGCTCGTGGCGATCACGCTCGATCTCGAGATGAGCCGCAACTTTCCCCGTTGGGAAGACACCCATTGGGACTACGCGAAAGGTCTGCTCGACGAGCCGACCAAGCGCTATGCGGTCGCAGCCGCGAAGCGCGTGCGCGCCGCGGGGGGCGTGATTCACTTTTTTGCCGTCGGCCGCGTCTGCGAGCAGGAGAACGTCGACTGGTTGCGCGAGATCGCCGCCGCCGGACACCCCATCGGCAACCACACCTACGACCACGTCAACGTCTTGGCCACGCGCAGCGAAGATCTGCAATTCCGCTTCCAACGCGCCCCTTGGCTGATCGCCGGACGCACGCCGGCCGAGGTGATCGCCGAAAATATCCGCCTGACGAACGTCGCGTTACAAGAGCGGGCTGGCATCAAGGCAGTTGGCTTTCGCACGCCGGGCGGGTTTGCCGCAGGGCTCGCCGGACGCGAGGATCTCCAGCATCTGCTGCTCGAACAGGGCTTCGACTGGGTCAGCAGCAAGTATCCCGCACATCCGAACACGAAGGACGGCGCGTCTCCCGACGCATCGGTGCTCGAGGGCATCGTCGCCGCCCAGGCCGCCGCTCAACCGTTCGTTTATCCCACCGGGCTCATCGAGGTGCCGATGAGTCCGATCAGCGACATCGGCGCCTTTCGCAATGGCCGCTGGCCCCTCGACGATTTTCTCGCCGCGCTCGAGCGTGCTCTCGAGTGGACGATCCGCGAGCGTGCCACGTTTGACTTTTTGGCTCATCCCTCTTGCCTGGGAGTAGTCGATCCAGAATTCCAGGCGCTCGACCTCATCGTCCGCACGGTCGAGCGCCATGCCGACGAGGCGGCCCTGGTCGACCTGCGTGCCCTGGCTGCCCGTGCTCGAAAGACCGCATGAAGTTTGCTCTGCTCGGCGCTGATGCCCCCACGCTTGCTCTGGCCCAGGCCATTGCCCGGCACGAAGTTCACTCGCTCGTGTGGATGGCCGAGACGGGGAACGCGGCGCGTACGCTGCACGAGCTTGCGCCCGCCGCGAAGTTGACCGACGATTGGGAATCGCTCCTCTCGGGCGAAGTGGCCGACGTGGTGCTGGTGGCGCGTCCCGATCCCGCGCGGGCCGAAGAAGAGGATCGCCGCGCCGATCAGTTGCGCAAGCTGGTGCAAAACTCGATTCCTCTCGCGCTCAGCCACCCGGCGCAGCAGTCGATGATCGCCTGCTACGAGCTGGAGATGATTCGGCACGACACCCACTCGCTCCTCTTTCCCTTGCTCGACTGGCGCTGGCATCCGGCGGTGACGCGCCTGGCGGCGCTCGTGCGCGCCACGGGCGCCACGACCCTCGGCGAATGGGAGCAGATCGTCATCGAGCGGCACGCGGCAGATCGACGCGATGCCAACGTACGCGTCGAGTTCGCGCGCGACGTCGACCTGGCGCGATTCCTGGCGGGGGATCTCACGCGCCTGGCGGCCTTGTCCCCCGAGGGGGCCGGCGGCAAGTTGGCCAATCTTGGCGTGCAACTCTCCGGCACCGAGAACATTCTCGTCCGCTGGTCGGTTCGTCCCCTCGAGTCCACCGCCGGCGCGAAGCTAACCGTGATCGGCTCGCAGGGCCGCGCGAGTCTGCAGATCGCCGAGCAAGACGAGCCCTGGCTGCTCGAGATATATCCTGCCGAGGGAGGCCCGCAGACCGAACGATTCGACACGTACCATGCCGCGGAAGAGACGCTCCGCCAGATCGAACGGGCCTACGTGGCGAACCTGGCTGGGGAAGAAGTCGCACCGGCCTGGGCGGAAGCGGCGCGTGCCGTCGAGCTGACCGAGACGATCGATCGCAGCCTCGCTCGCGGCCGTACGATCGAGCTCTATCAAGAAGAGTATTCCGAAGAGGCGACGTTCAAGGGCAAGATGGCGGCCGTGGGTTGCTTGTTGCTGATTGTGGCGTTCATCGTGGTCATCCTGGCGACGATCGCGGCCGCCTTCAAATTGCCCGTGGCCGACAAGTGGCCGATTGTGCTGGCGCTGGTGTTGGGCGTCTTTCTCGCCTTGCAGTTTCTGCAACTCGCATTTCCGCGCCGCGAAAAGTAAAACCATCGCACGGCGTTTGCCCTCGCCCGATGGCATTTGCGAGGAGAGAGCCCCATGCCGATGATCCGTACGCCCGACGAACGATTCGCCGATTTGCCCGGCTTCGACTACGCGCCGCACTACATCGAACTGCGGCACATGCGCATGCACTACGTCGACGAGGGCCGGGGGCAGACGATTCTCTGCCTGCACGGCGAGCCAACTTGGTCGTACCTGTACCGCAAGATGATCGGCCCGCTGGCCGCGCGGCATCGCGTCGTGGCCCCCGATTTCATCGGCTTCGGCCGCTCGGACAAGTACACCTTGCCCGAGGAATACACCTTTCAAATGCACGTCGACCTGCTGGGGGGATTTCTGACGCTGCTCGACCTGCGTGAGATCACGCTCGTCTGTCAGGATTGGGGCGGGTTGATCGGGCTGCGCGTGGCGGCCGAGATGTCCGAACGCTTCGCACGCCTGGTCATCATGAACACCGGCCTGCCCACGGGCGATGAAAAACCTTCCGAGACGTTTCTCGCCTGGCGAGGCTTCGTCGAGCGGACCCCCGACCTGCCGGTGGGCTTTATCATGCAGCGCACGCTCGTCGATGGGACGAAGGTCGACCCGCGCGTGATCGCCGCCTATGAAGCCCCTTTTCCCGATGCCAGCTACAAGGTCGGCGCGGCGGCCTTTCCCTTGCTCGTGCCGATCAGCCCCGACGATCCGGGCTCGCCCGGCATGCGCCAGACGCGCGAAGTGCTGTCACGCTGGCAGAAGCCCGCTCTGGTGATGTTCTCCGACGGCGATCCGATCACCGCGGGGGGAGATCGCTGGTTCCGTCGCGTGATTCCCACGGCCCAGGACCAGCCAGCGGTGGTGATCGCCGGTGGCGGTCATTTTTTGCAAGAGGATCGCGGCGAGGAGATCGCCGAAGAGATCCTGAAGTTCATCGATCGCACGCCTCTCTGATGCGTCCCGTTAACCCCGTTAAGGCGGGCGGGCTGCGTCGAGTGCGGTTTTTTTCGGGTCGGGCGGTGTGAGCTTAGTCCGGCGTGAATCTTGGAGCTAGATTCGGCGCGGCGAAATGCCGAATTCTCCCCTCTAGAGCGTTTGACACACCTGGCCGCTCCTACGACTGCGTGCCAGCCAGCAGTGCTGGCGCCGGCAGAGAGTCGTTCGTCGCTGGCCAACTACCCGCCTTGTGGCGCCACGGCCCCCCGCCGACGGACTTCCGGACGTTCGGGGAACCGCCGCGCCAAATACAACCCTTTGTTCGACAGGGATAGGTCGGGCAAAGGCGCGAGGCACAGGGAACGTGCCCGCCTGAGCGACCGCTGATCGACTGCGAGATTTTGCCGTTCGAGCGTCGTCAGCCCGTCGCTATCATTCGTCACGAGAAAATGGAGTTTCCTTCCCCGTGCAACGCGATGACCGGCGCCGGCGAGTCCTCACCGAAGAGGTCATCGGCCCGGCAAAAGAGCGCGAGTCCGAGACGGCCACAGCCGGCGGAGCCGTGCTGCGCAAAGCGCGCCGCAAAGCCAACTACGGAGACGCGAAGTTCATGGATGGACAGCCGCGCATCACCGATCTCATTCCAACGCGCATCGGCTTCTTGCTGTTGTGGTTCCTGCTGGGGGTCGCCATCCTGGCCGGGCTCGAGGCCCTGTACGCCTGGATGCCCGAGTTGGCCGCGCACACGACGGACGGCCGCGTGGCCGCCTTCGATCTCGATAGCGAAGGGAGCCTGGGCGCCGTCTTTTCCTCGGCCACGCTCGCCCTGGCCGGCCTCGTGACCCTCATCGTCTACAGCGTGCGCCGTCACAAGCAGGACGATTACGCCGGCCGCTATCGCATCTGGCTGTGGGCCTCGCTCTGCTGGTTCATCATGGCGATCGACGAATCCGCCAGCCTGCACGAGGGCTTCAAAGAGCTGATGACCATGCTGACCGGCACCCGTCTGGTGGGCGATGGCTCGCTCTGGTGGGTGGCGGCCTACACGCTCGTCCTGGGCGTCGTCGGCATGCGGCTTGTGCTCGATATGCGCGTCTGCTGGTCGTCGACCACCATGTTCATCATCGCGGGCCTTTGCTATGCCGCGTCGGTTGTCGTCCAGATGCAGGGCATCTTGCCCGAGACTGGCGCCGTTGGCGTCATGGTCGAAGAGGGGCTCGAGATGGCCGGCAACCTGTTCTTGCTCCTCTCGATGACGTTGCACGCCCGCTATGTGATTCTCGAATCGCAAGGCCTGCTGCCGCAACGCAAGCGCAAGGCCAAGGGGGAGTCGGCCGAGAAGGAGGCCGAACCACGCCGCGTCCGTCGCAAACGCGAGGAAGAAGGAACCGACAAGCCCGCGGCCACGGGCAACAGCCGCACCGAGACGCCGGCCACGGTGTCGCGTGGGTCGCTGCTGTCGGGCAGCCGCACGCAGCTTCGAACCGATGCGCAGGGCTCGAGCTCGCAGCCCCATAGCCGCCTGTCGAAGGCAGAACGTAAGGCGGCTCGTCGCCAGCAGCGCCACGAGCAGGACGAGCGAGAGCTGCGGACGCGATAGTTCGATCGACAGCCGTACTGCTACGGACGAACCGTTGGCACCGACGCCAGCGATGGCTTTGCGCGCCGACTGCCCAGCGAGTTTGGAGTCGGCTTTCTATTTTTCTGGGCGGCCGCGTTATATTCGCGCGGCAAGTTCGCCTTTCTGACAGGGGACGTCCGCACCAGGTGGGTGGAGTGTCCCGGTTCGTCGTGACAAGGCTAGCTGTCGTGACAAGGCTAGCTTCGGCCTGTGCCGCCTGACTTGAAGGAGCTTCGCATGTCGTCGCCGCAGCCGCGCAAGGGCCCCTGGTTCGCCCGGTTCTTGATCGCTGTCTTTACCGTTCTGTTCGGCTGCCTCACCTACTGGCTGCTGTCGTTTGTCATGCAAGACATCGGCACATGGCCGGGGCCCGATTGGGATGCGCTCGAGCGGCAGATGATCGATCCGGCGCTGCAAAAGCAGGCCGAAGAATTGACGCAGCAGATCGAAAAGACTCGCCGCGAAATCGAGGCGCAGCGCGAACGTCAGGCCACGCTCCGCGACAGCACGACGAATTCGCAGACCACGATGAACCAGTTGCTCGAGTTCCAGAAGCTGCGGCTGGAAAAGGATGTCAAGCCATCGCCCGAGGAACAGCAGGCCCTGGCCGAGAGCCAGACTCGCTTCCTGGCGAATCAGCAGCAGTACCAGGAGCTGAACTCGGACATCGCGCGGCAGAGCGAAGCCTTGCGCGATCTGGAAGACGCGCAACGCGCGAACAACGCGGCGCTCGACGACGCACGCCGCCCGGTTTACGAAGCCTTCAACGAGCAATTCGCCGCCCACCGTCTGAAGATCGGCCTCACGAAGCTGGCGGTGTTGTTGCCGCTGTTGATCGTGGCCGTGGTCCTCTTTCTCAAGCTGCGCGAGAGCATCTACGTGCCGCTGGTCTATGCCTTGGGCATTGCGGTGGCGGTGCGCGTCTTCTGGGATATGAACCAGTATTTCCCCGCACGCTTTTTCAAGTACGTCTTGATCCTCACCTTCCTGGCCATTGTGACCAAGGTGCTGATCACGCTCGTGCGGGCCAAGGCCTACCCGCGCCGCGATTGGCTGTTGAAGCAATTCCGTGAATCGTACGAGGCGTTCTTCTGCCCGGTGTGCGAGTACCCGATCCGCCGCGGCCCGCTCAAGTATTTGTTCTGGACGCGTCGCAGCATCAAGAAGCGTCTGGAGGCGGCCAGTGGCGCGGCGGAGCCCGAGACGCCCTACACCTGCCCGGCCTGCTCGACGCGACTCTTCGAGGAGTGCGGCAACTGCCACGGCATCCGACACTCGCTGCTGCCGACGTGCGAGAAATGTGGGGCGACGAGGGAACCGGAGGCAATTGCGAGCGCAGGCGCATAAAGGGCAGATGGCGATGAGCAAGAGACCACCTGGACAATCCCGATCCTTTGGAAGTGAATTGGTAAGCCGACTGAGGAAATATGTTGCGCAACTCAAAAACAACGACGCTCCGTCAAATCGCTTAAACCGCTCAAAAGTCGACGGGCGGCCTCCGGTTCCTCACGACACGGCCGATTGACGCCCTCGGCCTCGAACGTCTAATCTGGTCGCTCTTTGGTTGCTCCCCCTCGGCCTTTTTTTGAGGGTCGCTGGTCGGTCCCGGCCGGCGGCGGCGTGTTGCATGGTTCGCACTCGTTTCGCTCCCAGTCCCACGGGCTATCTGCACATTGGCGGGGTCCGCACGGCCCTGTTTTGCTGGCTGTTCGCCCGGCGTCACGGTGGGAAGTTCCTGCTGCGCATCGACGACACCGATCAGGAGCGCAACGTCGAATCGGCGCTGGCCCCGATTCTGCACGGTTTTCGTTGGCTGGGGATCGATTGGGACGAAGGCCCCGATGTCGGTGGTCCCTACGCGCCGTATTACCAGTCGCAGCGGCTGGCCCGTTATCAGGAAGAAGCGGCCCGCCTGCTGGCCGGCGGTTTTGCCTATCGCGATTTCGCCACGCCCGAAGAGATCCAGGCCGAGCGTGAAGAGGCTCAACGCGAGAAGCGTCCCTACCTCTACAGCCGGCGCTGGATGGCCGAGACGCCCGAGCAGGCCGAGCGTTTTGCCGCCGAGGGACGCTCGGGGGTCGTGCGGCTCAAGATGCCGCGCGAGGGGACGCTCGTCATCAACGACGCCATTCGCGGGGCGGTCGAGTTCGAATGGGCCCGCGAGCAGGATCACGTCATCCAGCGTGCCGATGGCTCGTGCCTCTATCACCTGGCGAGCGTGGTCGACGATTACGATTTTCGCATCACGCACGTGATCCGCGCCGAAGAGCATCTCTCGAACACGCCACGGCAGATCTTCATCGCGCAGTCGCTGGGCTACCCCTTGCCCGAGTATGCGCACCTGCCCTACGTGGCCGAACCGGGCAGCAAGAACAAGCTCAGCAAGCGCAAGCTCGACAAGTATCTGAAGAACCGCGACTTCGCCCAGATCAACGAGCACGGCCAGGCGATCGCAGCCGCGCAGGGGCTCACCACGGCGGCCGATACGTTCAACCCGGTGATTGTCGATTTCTACGAACAGGTGGGCTACCTGCCCGAGGCGATCGTCAATTACCTGGCGCTGCTGGGCTGGTCGCTCGACGACAAGACCGAGTTTCTCTCGCGCACCGAGCTGGTCGAGAATTTTACCCTCGAGCGCGTGACCAAGGCCGCCGCCAGCT belongs to Pirellulales bacterium and includes:
- the larB gene encoding nickel pincer cofactor biosynthesis protein LarB → MNHAELEFLVRQVVAGDLTVEALVAALRPLAVTADVGVAQVDLDRERRCGFPEVVYGQGKSVEALERIFKALLSQGTDVFATRISLDQFEQLTVNFPSGIYNPVGRTFRIPVRGKTRHVADAVGRVAVVTAGTSDLPVAEEARETLLWMGCDVAFVQDVGVAGPHRLPAKLAELREADAIVVVAGMEGALPSVVGGYVACPVIGVPTSVGYGANFAGLSALLSMLNSCAANVTVVNIDAGFKGGYVAGLIATNAARRRTET
- a CDS encoding NAD(P)H-hydrate dehydratase, coding for MSDSHPSFQRDETPAPLLLPRGPESHKGTFGTALLVGGSREMSGAISLAGMSALRGGAGLVRLAVPDVALTSIAAHEPSYMTAALESDAAGRIAGGEAVHRRLIELSESATALAVGPGLGRSAELSALVVALYGELTQPAVFDADALNALAEQPQVLAQHAGPRIVTPHPGEFSRLVALDTPTVQGRREELAAALARDNACIVVLKGHRTFVTDGVRGWTNSTGNPGMATGGTGDVLTGLITALLCQELSPYDAARLGVYLHGLAGDLAAKELGEVSLIASDLVRHLSRAFLRHTG
- a CDS encoding polysaccharide deacetylase family protein, translating into MQTCVAGGVALAATGSELPGAWADEPAESPAHAGKALVAITLDLEMSRNFPRWEDTHWDYAKGLLDEPTKRYAVAAAKRVRAAGGVIHFFAVGRVCEQENVDWLREIAAAGHPIGNHTYDHVNVLATRSEDLQFRFQRAPWLIAGRTPAEVIAENIRLTNVALQERAGIKAVGFRTPGGFAAGLAGREDLQHLLLEQGFDWVSSKYPAHPNTKDGASPDASVLEGIVAAQAAAQPFVYPTGLIEVPMSPISDIGAFRNGRWPLDDFLAALERALEWTIRERATFDFLAHPSCLGVVDPEFQALDLIVRTVERHADEAALVDLRALAARARKTA
- a CDS encoding haloalkane dehalogenase; its protein translation is MPMIRTPDERFADLPGFDYAPHYIELRHMRMHYVDEGRGQTILCLHGEPTWSYLYRKMIGPLAARHRVVAPDFIGFGRSDKYTLPEEYTFQMHVDLLGGFLTLLDLREITLVCQDWGGLIGLRVAAEMSERFARLVIMNTGLPTGDEKPSETFLAWRGFVERTPDLPVGFIMQRTLVDGTKVDPRVIAAYEAPFPDASYKVGAAAFPLLVPISPDDPGSPGMRQTREVLSRWQKPALVMFSDGDPITAGGDRWFRRVIPTAQDQPAVVIAGGGHFLQEDRGEEIAEEILKFIDRTPL
- a CDS encoding glutamate--tRNA ligase; this encodes MVRTRFAPSPTGYLHIGGVRTALFCWLFARRHGGKFLLRIDDTDQERNVESALAPILHGFRWLGIDWDEGPDVGGPYAPYYQSQRLARYQEEAARLLAGGFAYRDFATPEEIQAEREEAQREKRPYLYSRRWMAETPEQAERFAAEGRSGVVRLKMPREGTLVINDAIRGAVEFEWAREQDHVIQRADGSCLYHLASVVDDYDFRITHVIRAEEHLSNTPRQIFIAQSLGYPLPEYAHLPYVAEPGSKNKLSKRKLDKYLKNRDFAQINEHGQAIAAAQGLTTAADTFNPVIVDFYEQVGYLPEAIVNYLALLGWSLDDKTEFLSRTELVENFTLERVTKAAASFDPKKLWAFQDHYMRQLSTGEKVAGTLPFLVRAKLLAEPVSEEDRAKLARIVEATGDRIKVFGDIIAYADFFFQEKISYDEKAFEKRVRAPGACDLLRKLRTRLATVEPFDVATLEQAMHEFLAAEGIELGAIIHAVRVATTGKAVGPGLYDCLAILGRETTLARIDAAVARAS